The following proteins are encoded in a genomic region of Tigriopus californicus strain San Diego chromosome 6, Tcal_SD_v2.1, whole genome shotgun sequence:
- the LOC131882302 gene encoding chitin deacetylase 7-like has protein sequence MWHTCSLTIVTLLGLLVIVQPQELAKPCDVTHCDLPDCRCSNTIPPLEEKKIPQIVHLTFNEAVTSTSERFFEQLFTGEYKNPNGCNIRGTHYVSHEYSDYSLVHTYWSRGHEIGSISISHENNVTYWQLINETGWALEMDGMRDILSGMANVPIDEIQGIRSPDLQNGGNAQFKMMKDYGFLYDSSLPTEEFAFVNMDRALWPYTFDYLSIQDCQIEPCLNQSFPGIWEYPILMLEDSRDTFGNGQGEPCSFFGACQGYPDPDPKHIFVMLKKNFDRVYNGNRAPFGLHAQTAFFVEPQTWMFDGYVMFVQYLAALEDVYIVPVIDGLKFVQNPVALEEAATYEPFGCDNFPKPFDCLAKSCRYAEDSLPPTMQGSGEKYMTTCHECPKKYPWLGNPQGLEDEEYMNPNDLY, from the exons ATGTGGCACACATGCAGCTTAACTATCGTTACTCTTTTGG GGTTACTTGTCATCGTTCAACCCCAAGAGCTAGCCAAACCGTGCGATGTAACACACTGTGATCTGCCAGATTGTCGATGTTCCAACACAATTCCACctttggaggaaaagaaaattccaCAA ATCGTTCATTTGACCTTCAATGAGGCGGTTACCAGTACCTCAGAGCGCTTTTTCGAGCAACTCTTCACCGGAGAGTACAAGAACCCGAATGGTTGTAACATCAGAGGAACGCATTATGTTAGCCATGAATACTCAGATTACTCCCTGGTTCACACTTACTGGTCGCGAGGTCATGAAATTGGGAGCATATCTATTTC CCATGAAAATAACGTAACATATTGGCAACTTATCAACGAAACAGGATGGGCTCTCGAAATGGACGGAATGCGAGACATCTTGAGCGGAATGGCTAACGTTCCAATCGATGAAATACAAG GGATTCGATCTCCAGACCTTCAGAATGGCGGGAACGCTCAGTTCAAGATGATGAAGGACTACGGCTTTCTGTACGATTCTTCGTTGCCCACTGAAGAATTTGCTTTTGTAAACATGGATCGCGCCCTTTGGCCATACACGTTCGACTATTTGAGCATCCAGGACTGCCAAATTGAGCCGTGCTTGAATCAATCCTTCCCTGGAATTTGGGAATATCCTATCTTGATGTTAGAAGACTCCAGAGATACATTTGGAAATGGACAAGGCGAGCCTTGCTCGTTCTTTGGAGCTTGTCAAGG ATATCCCGACCCTGATCCAAAACACATATTTGTTATGTTGAAGAAGAACTTTGACAGAGTTTACAATGGTAATCGAGCACCATTTGGGCTTCACGCTCAAACAGCTTTCTTCGTGGAGCCTCAAACGTGGATGTTCGACGGATATGTCAT GTTCGTTCAGTACTTGGCGGCCCTTGAGGATGTTTACATCGTGCCCGTGATTGATGGGTTAAAATTCGTGCAAAACCCCGTGGCATTAGAGGAAGCTGCCACATATGAACCATTCGGTTGCGACAATTTTCCCAAGCCATTTGATTGCTTGGCTAAGTCTTGCCG ataTGCAGAGGACAGTCTTCCTCCTACTATGCAAGGTAGTGGTGAGAAATATATGACAACCTGTCATGAGTGTCCAAAGAAATACCCGTGGTTAGGAAATCCTCAAGGGCTAGAGGATGAGGAATATATGAATCCGAATGACTTGTATTAA
- the LOC131882303 gene encoding uncharacterized protein LOC131882303 isoform X1: MRGLKVILALCPQLALSFVMFPGSINETNGVQTKKIVLTEDGTENTSLQNETLAKAQASVTRESCECQCIDYTFRQGNNTYGNCLEEYKDALWCYVRDFGRSTCLDKKESSRVNGLYWSYQACSTPRYQDCLGMINDNEYDYYDEEDGLPDIGEFLRSNLRGDGSEDNEEKVTFNDSPTSLEQIGRDSVLFEESGP, encoded by the exons ATGAGAGGTTTAAAAGTAATTCTCGCTCTTTGTCCGCAACTTGCGCTTAGTTTTGTAATGTTTCCTGGATCAATTAACGAAACAAATGGtgttcaaaccaaaaagataGTTCTCACCGAAGATG GGACAGAAAACACCAGCCTCCAGAATGAAACCTTGGCCAAAGCTCAGGCTTCAGTGACACGAGAGTCTTGCGAATGCCAATGCATCGATTACACTTTTCGCCAAGGAAATAATACCTATGGTAATTGTTTGGA AGAATACAAGGATGCTCTGTGGTGCTATGTGCGAGATTTTGGTCGAAGCACATGTTTGGACAAGAAGGAATCCTCTAGAGTGAACGGTTTGTATTGGTCCTACCAAGCCTGTTCCACTCCGAGATACCAGGATTGCTTGGGAATGATCAACGACAATGAATACGATTACTATGACGAAGAG GATGGTCTACCCGACATTGGAGAGTTTTTGAGGTCCAACTTGCGAGGAGATGGTTCTGAAGACAATGAAGAAAAGGTGACTTTTAACGATTCTCCGACGTCTTTAGAACAAATTGGTCGTGACTCAGTACTATTTGAGGAATCTGGCCCTTGA
- the LOC131882303 gene encoding uncharacterized protein LOC131882303 isoform X2 gives MRGLKVILALCPQLALSFVMFPGSINETNGVQTKKIVLTEDENTSLQNETLAKAQASVTRESCECQCIDYTFRQGNNTYGNCLEEYKDALWCYVRDFGRSTCLDKKESSRVNGLYWSYQACSTPRYQDCLGMINDNEYDYYDEEDGLPDIGEFLRSNLRGDGSEDNEEKVTFNDSPTSLEQIGRDSVLFEESGP, from the exons ATGAGAGGTTTAAAAGTAATTCTCGCTCTTTGTCCGCAACTTGCGCTTAGTTTTGTAATGTTTCCTGGATCAATTAACGAAACAAATGGtgttcaaaccaaaaagataGTTCTCACCGAAGATG AAAACACCAGCCTCCAGAATGAAACCTTGGCCAAAGCTCAGGCTTCAGTGACACGAGAGTCTTGCGAATGCCAATGCATCGATTACACTTTTCGCCAAGGAAATAATACCTATGGTAATTGTTTGGA AGAATACAAGGATGCTCTGTGGTGCTATGTGCGAGATTTTGGTCGAAGCACATGTTTGGACAAGAAGGAATCCTCTAGAGTGAACGGTTTGTATTGGTCCTACCAAGCCTGTTCCACTCCGAGATACCAGGATTGCTTGGGAATGATCAACGACAATGAATACGATTACTATGACGAAGAG GATGGTCTACCCGACATTGGAGAGTTTTTGAGGTCCAACTTGCGAGGAGATGGTTCTGAAGACAATGAAGAAAAGGTGACTTTTAACGATTCTCCGACGTCTTTAGAACAAATTGGTCGTGACTCAGTACTATTTGAGGAATCTGGCCCTTGA